ACTGTTACTTCAAGATCAGAAACAAAATAAGGATTGCAGACCATAATCCTTAAATGTGCAAATTATAGTCCCAAATTAGAAGCAATTATGagaataatattaaaatttaaaataattcacaGAACGATATCAAAATGTTTCAGAAtgaatttgtttatctttttttttggttattttatagaCAAACATTGCCTGCAGTACCAGCAGAAAAGTTAGATGACGTTTTAGTTATGGCTGAGAACTTTGAAGTTATTGGTGTGGATGAAGGACAGTTTGTAAGTATAGTGACGAGTTAATCTTTAAGCCTAAATTCACTTCCAGCAGAAGTGGCAATTACTTTTATTTCCTTCGCCATAGAAAGATAAGTTTACACAAGAAAATTTATATCTCCAGAGGACATAACCACAGGAAAATATGTATTTTCCCGAAATGGACACATTTTCATGCTTTCTAAGGCATGGTAACTGAATCATTCATTTGACTATTTTCTTTGAAAGTGCAGAGAGCTTAAATTATAATTCTCCCAACAAAAGACACATACATTGTACCAATTCCAACTCAGCTGCACATTCTTGTTGAATATTTCCCACAGTGAtttgtaccgattatcaggttgtctgatTATTGATAACTtaaattattgctattttaccaaaaaaattcTTTGATCTTACTAAtagataatttcctttctcagcatagtagagtgatatgaaaattatcgctagaaactaagggtgcacatcagttgtcaatgaaattaacaacttcgtcataggtaaaataaaaataaacagattatcattggtcatctcaactcgattgcttttctcccTTTCGCCGTACCacctcaagcgagaaaatcaatctcattgaAATGGCTAATGATAAtctataattgatatatatttttctcaGTGATTTATGAGATGATTGATATTATAACAGTTCACTAGTCAGCTCCATATTTCATTGGTATgtgctatataaaaaaatatacaaataaaaccaaaaaagtTTGAACAACTCTTGAATATCTctgaaaaaaatcttgaaattcttTTAAACGAGTTTAAACACATGTTTCAATAATCAATATCTTGAAATGTATTCTTTTCTGAATAATTTTACTCAACAGCCATTGTAGTGATGCTTTATATGAACACTGGCATTGACATTTCTGTTATTTGCAGTTCCCAGATGTTGTGAGTTTCAGTGATGAGATGGCAGAGAGAGGTAAAACTGTTATAGTAGCAGCATTAGATGGAACTTTTCAGAAGAAGGTCAGTATCAGAAACtaaaaaatggggaatgtgcccaTGGTACACAGATGATGCCTctgctagcatataacgttataaagggtcATAACTCAAGAACTAAAAGTGACGCTATTTGTACTTGATCTAATTTTATGGTAATAAGGATTGTGTATAAGTCATATCAAATTGGTTGAGGCAAAACTAAAGTTAAAtgaaaatttagcaatttttccatttttaaaggcaTAACCCTGAGGCCaccaaaattctaacttgatctgtgAATTGTGGTAACGAGCATTttgtatcagtttcataacatttcGTTGAGGCACACTAAAGTTAGAGAATTGAAACCAATTTGGGATGGATTGATGTAAagagggacaagggtaaaacttttGCCCCTCCACTTGGACAGGGGcatgaaaaaaagaaacatagCTTCTCTTTTACAAATCagctgtataaaatatttttattctcatCAAAATGAGTTTTGGTGAGAAAATACATGtaagttgatgtgtttttttcCTTGCTATTAGAATGATGTTCAGAATCTAATAAGACTCACAGAGGAATTGTGTCTAATTCTTTCAAAATTGTTTAGAAATGCCTTATTATTATGTTGTATTGACAACAATATGGGAAATGTATGAAATGAATATGTATATTTGCTAGATTTATATCAATTTTCCTATAAACCTGTGTTTTATTTTTAGGGATTTGGAAACATCTTAAATTTAGTACCTTTAGCAGAGAATGTTATCAAGTTGACTTCTGTTTGTATGGGTTGCAATAATGAAGGGTCTTTTACAAAGAGGAAAGGCCAAGAAACTGCTGTAAgtagaaaatttacaaaaaatcctAACCAAAATACTGATATTAACCCCCAAAAAAATGGTTTCATAAAAGAATATGCCTGTATAATTTGTCACTTGTCAGTTGATGTAAAGCAAACAACCatcaacaataataatatttaagaaaataaaaagatgttctacaattttcacaaaattcaaTATATTGAGGTACATGTATCTCCCTATAGGACAGCACTACTACTCGCAATGAATACTATCCACCTTCAAATAAAATTCACTATctgtttaaaaaatctttagaatGGATTTGATTTCACAAAATGCTTTGAAGGCTATCTCAAAAGTTTGAGAATAGGTTGAATTGTACATTGGTGgtaaggcctaaattaatatattgtttgtttctccaAGCCCAACCCTGCCAAaccaggtgtgggtaggtaggtagggaaataattttatttttttccaaaaagctgGAACAATATCAGTTGTTCCAGCAAGCCTGAAAATcagtaatgaataaaataatatttggcttagttttgacaataaaattgtaCGAGTCAGACCATTTTTGCAGGGTCAGTtaggattggggaaacaaacaatattttattttaggcctaagATTCAAGCCTTTAACCCTTTCGCTGATGAGTCCTGCTTTACAGGGATTCatgcttcagacagctgacgatgagacccattttactgtgatcggaatacctcttttatatttcctgctcaaaacagtgcaaacatgagttatcctTCTTTGTTGAAaacccggatgaaagtgtaaacatggcgcttccgtttgttgaaaaccgtgtcaaaatcagaggaaatttacggaattcACGAGATTTTGAAAttagggaacattttttttgaaagaattgtGGAAGAAAATTCTGGGCAGacagacaagtttttattgacatttattatgaagatctcccacttgagtaatagtagccagggaagccatcgtctcgagtagcttctgtctgggcagtgAAAGGGTTAAACAAAATTTCATGTTGGCAGGTCATGCATACAAATACTGATCTGTACTTCAACTGCCATTTTGtaacatgtaaacaaaaacaataggatgtagttatatataaatgaaacatgATCATTGGTGTTACAAGAACTGCTAAGAAAAGCCTACTTATAAAGCTTTGAGCATGCTCAGATCTTCCTCTATAATCTATATGCTCAATGTAACTTTGTTACTGAAAGTTATTTCTTATACATCTTTTctataaaaagaaacaaagactGCAGACTTCAATTGCCCTATTTCTAGTGATTGTTATCTTAGTTTACAGCAGCAACTTTCATTATAATATCCAATTacctgttttttttgtttgattttatgtaaaaataattcttttctttttcttccacAGGTTGAAATAATTGGAGGCGCAGACAAATACCTTGCTGTTTGTAGATCCTGCTTTAAATCACCATTGAAGTCACCAAGAAAACATGAAACACCTCCATTTAACAGCATGAAAGAATCAAAAACAATGGCCAACAGACAGTTGTTCAATTCTCCTGTTAAAAATTGTTAGTGTTTGTTGTGAGTTTACTCATATGATACTCCATGATCTCTATTCCAGGGTGAATAATTTAAggttgagaagaaaaaaaatttactTTGTAACCGAATTTGAATTCTTTTTATACAAttagttttttattttgaatagactcctaatattttttaattcagctgatttcaaatttgtttacttGCAAAAAGACTTGTTTATGGATTTTTTCCCATTTTGACCTGTTTGTTATGTTATCtgaattaaatgattttttggaTCAACCTTAAAACAATATAACTATGTTGAAGCATtcaattatttattgaaaaacCTGGTGATTTGGAGGTTAAGCTATCAATTTTTACtagtatttaatttatttaatattatatgcaAAGGAGATATTATTAACCTATAGTTTCATTGTGGACCAATATCAAATTACAATTTGAATCAATTGTTATTTCTCTTTTTACCATGcattttaattgtaatattttgtatttactgTAGCATTTTCCAGTTGTCATTAACCAAAATATCATGTGCATTTTAAGTTTTCTTTTTAACATACAGAAAGCAATAAAATTCAATACGCATGAATGAAAGTAACATCaaagtattgataaaaaaaaatcactcttatattaatattaattaataatttGAGGTTATTAATAATTTTGTGTTGAATATTTAGAGTATTAGATTTTtctaattgaaatattttgagtGAGAAATGTCTCTAATATTTTATCATGTGCAAATACTGACAACTCGTTTATAAATTATGAAAGTTTATGCATTTATTGTTGAAAAGAAGTTGTTAATGATACaagttttaaaaagaatttattttattcttgatTTGGTATTACATTTTGTctaatagttatttttttttctgatttaactatttttttttacttctgtgagttcacatattttttgtataacaatattttgtaaaagaaaagaaTTCATGGCAGCTAGAAACAAAATGCATTTAGAAACAAATTTATTGTATCATATGTTATTTCCAGAGTGACCGTTAGTTGCGAT
This genomic window from Mytilus galloprovincialis chromosome 9, xbMytGall1.hap1.1, whole genome shotgun sequence contains:
- the LOC143045109 gene encoding thymidine kinase, cytosolic-like, whose amino-acid sequence is MCSTGHIFNSPRLNKSPRGQIQVIFGPMFSGKTTELMRRMKRYQIANYKCLVIKYSKDDRYDKEGIATHDKQTLPAVPAEKLDDVLVMAENFEVIGVDEGQFFPDVVSFSDEMAERGKTVIVAALDGTFQKKGFGNILNLVPLAENVIKLTSVCMGCNNEGSFTKRKGQETAVEIIGGADKYLAVCRSCFKSPLKSPRKHETPPFNSMKESKTMANRQLFNSPVKNC